AAATCTTTTGTTGCTTTGTCCACAACACTGACTTGACTGTGATTAATGTGTTTGTCATGTTACGGAGCTTCACATCTACTGTACAGTCAAGTTGTAGAAAGTCCCACTTTGGGATTTCCTCACCCTGTaggaattttatttttatcacgAGAGATCCCAAATGATGAGCGGTGCAGGGTCTTCAGACAACTGTTGACCCAAATAAAACATAGGATACAGTTTCTCATCAAATTTCTGCTCAGTAAAGGAGTTGATATGACGCTTAGAGTCCACATCATAAAACGAGACCCGACCCGCCTCATAATCCACAAACACCCCGACCGTCTGAGGCTCTTCACTTAGAGGAGGAGGATTCAATGGATTTGTACATTTCTCCAACGCTTTGTCTCTTATACGCACAGCCCAGTATCCATGCTGAGGACTGAAATTGATGGAGCCCTTTCTGTTAGCAGACTCTTTGGCCACACCTAGATGCCATGCAGGTAAACCCTTCACCTTAACCTCAAAGTAAAAAGATCCGGTGGTGAATCCTTCCTTTCCAAGAACACAATGACGTGTATCAAACTTGTTATTTTGCTTTGCGTCTCCCTCCTCCACTGTTGTTTGTTCTTTAAATCTCACTTGTTTCTCATCAGGAGACACAACGAGACGTGGATGAGCCGAATCAGGATCCAGAGTCACATTCACTGTTAAAATATTTCATGATGATTAGGACAATTATTTAGTATCCAAAATCACACACAAAGCATTGATATATTTGATatataacaaaacaaataaacacgGCATGATAACAAACAAATTTGTGTGTGATTTCAATCACTTCTATCAGTAATGAAGTTATAAAAACCTTTGACGTACCTGCGTATTTTCTCAACAATGCGATCTCTGAAAGCACACAGATAGTATTGAGTTATACAGAGATCAGAAGAGACTTAAGattgtaaaaagaaaataaaagattGACAGTAAAATCTAATAATCCATTTGACTTGATTGATCATGCAATGAAATCATGTTTAATAATGAAAAGAAATTCACCTCTTTCTACAGTCATGTTCTCTTTCTGTAAGAGTTTCTCACGTTCTAGAGTAAAAACATCAATCAAACATTTCAATGAAATGATTTAATATTTGGTAATATGATTTTATGTTTGTGTTAATATCACTTGGATGTATTTATAGGTTTATCAATATGTGATCTGATCTTCACAAcgataaacacaaacaaatggaGTAACACACAATCAGTGATGAAGTTTCATCACACTGCGCAAAGTGACGCCAGGATGACGTCTTTTTCATGGAATTTTTGGACGTCCGAATTCGGTacataaaaggggttgttttgtaacgccaggcgacgtcttttttgcgacgtcttctgcacgtctaaatgtttacatccgtaggacctccgtgtaaggaaaaAAGACAAGAAAATAGCGAAAAGAAATGATTGTCTCTGCACTTCACCCATCTATTGCAACACCGAACACTTCAGTCATTTCCTGCCGGCCGCGGGTTTCAAACCACCGATCTCTGGATTACAAGCCAATCTCGCTAACCACTCAGCCACAAGGCCATATGTTACACTTATTGCATTCATAACACGAACGCAACATTATGAGAATAGgtgagaatattttcatgttaaattgttagtagtatgatcatatattgtaatataacgaactacgcatttaattacagatttttaattgtacatttagattaatttgtatataaataaagaaagcaaaaaacacagtactgtataaaataatatagactattcgtaagtattaatcatgttggtacaataatgctgatatttgtaaataattttttttttataggcctaatcatgtaatacagacataggcctgtcatagacgtccaaatgacctccaaagaattacccagttcaaacatcaaatgttgcccgtaaatatgacgtccaaatgacgtccaaaaaattacccagtttaaacgtcaaatgttgcccgtaaatatgacgtccaaatgacgtccaaaaaattacccagtttaaacgtcaaatgttgcccgtaaatatgacgtccaagtagggtcatggttggacgtccaaatagtggacctagtttggatGTCGAATAaatgtccagaattggtcatggaccgacggacccaatattgacacgatctgcacgtctattcgacgtcctgtgtttagtgggaTCTCTTATGTCTTTGTAAACACTGACAGTACAGATGAATAAACTATCTCACATAATGTTGTAATATTCATGAGATATCTGCTGTGAATCTTTCTTCAGATCATGTCTAAGCGTGTTAAAGATGAAACGACTCTGTTGTTGATTAACGGCTGTGCTTTAGatcattgggtctcattcactaaacatgcgtacgcacaaatttgtctGTGAGATGTGTGTACAGTCGTTTTACCTAACAAATCccgattcaacaaaaacttttatactaaaattaatttttaatgtacactgtaaaaaatgtctgtagaaattacagtattaatgggtattactggcaactagctgccagtaacttactgtacattttacatttatgttatttactggcaacattttgttcaaagttaaatgaacatgaaacattttttgactttatcttctacagtaagttactggcaaccagctgcaaaattacagcaaattttttagagtgaaaaacgtacactgtaaaaatactttgctgccccaaaattttgttttaaatcaactcagatttacaagtcatgtcaactgagatgagttgtcacaacttataaaatatagttgagaaaagtcaacttaattttataagttataacaactcacctagttataacaactcatctctagtcaagataaatagtagtaagttgaaatgacttgtaaatccgggCCGATTCCACAAAaattttttaaggcagcaaagtat
This sequence is a window from Misgurnus anguillicaudatus chromosome 24, ASM2758022v2, whole genome shotgun sequence. Protein-coding genes within it:
- the LOC141361582 gene encoding butyrophilin subfamily 1 member A1-like, which gives rise to MKFIYVILLSVTGITHLKADDFVLVGPVGPVMGVSGEDVILPCSLKNNISAVDMRVEWFRLDLKGSVVHLYKDHEDKNTDQLRSYRGRTQLFKDELQKGNTSLKLSKVDMSDEGDYKCFVQSESRYDDITLNLKVEDQSHSGKTTAILVSVFVLLCLIGGILIAFFIRKKKELQRKKESAEQKIQYENRKINNEREKLLQKENMTVEREIALLRKYAVNVTLDPDSAHPRLVVSPDEKQVRFKEQTTVEEGDAKQNNKFDTRHCVLGKEGFTTGSFYFEVKVKGLPAWHLGVAKESANRKGSINFSPQHGYWAVRIRDKALEKCTNPLNPPPLSEEPQTVGVFVDYEAGRVSFYDVDSKRHINSFTEQKFDEKLYPMFYLGQQLSEDPAPLIIWDLS